In Nicotiana tabacum cultivar K326 chromosome 2, ASM71507v2, whole genome shotgun sequence, the following proteins share a genomic window:
- the LOC107817833 gene encoding glycosyltransferase BC10-like isoform X1 has protein sequence MIEDELGGWSAGDNYVMFAMEIFGENKGEKGGVKRNMQLCSCISVRLYFDKEKEMQENAIEQVEWGSVTLVDAERRLLANALLDFSNERFVLLSDSCIPLYNFSTVYKYLIGSIHSFVGSYDDPSRYGRGRYSSVSVR, from the exons ATGATAGAAGACGAGTTAGGTGGCTGGAGTGCTGGTGATAATTATGTCATGTTTGCAATGGAGATTTTTGGAGAAAACAAAGGAGAAAAAGGTGGAGTTAAAAGGAATATGCAGTTGTGTAGTTGCATTTCAGTGAGATTATACTTTGATAAGGAGAAGGAGATGCAGGAAAACGCTATAGAG cAGGTTGAATGGGGATCTGTAACACTGGTTGATGCTGAGAGGCGACTTTTGGCCAATGCCCTGCTGGACTTCTCAAATGAGCGTTTCGTCCTTCTTTCTGATAGTTGCATTCCACTTTACAATTTCTCAACTGTTTACAAGTATCTCATAGGGTCCATTCATAGTTTTGTTGGATCATATGATGATCCTTCTCGTTATGGGCGCGGGCGTTATAGTAGTGTGTCTGTGAGAtag
- the LOC107817833 gene encoding glycosyltransferase BC10-like isoform X2, giving the protein MIEDELGGWSAGDNYVMFAMEIFGENKGEKGGVKRNMQLCSCISVRLYFDKEKEMQENAIEVEWGSVTLVDAERRLLANALLDFSNERFVLLSDSCIPLYNFSTVYKYLIGSIHSFVGSYDDPSRYGRGRYSSVSVR; this is encoded by the exons ATGATAGAAGACGAGTTAGGTGGCTGGAGTGCTGGTGATAATTATGTCATGTTTGCAATGGAGATTTTTGGAGAAAACAAAGGAGAAAAAGGTGGAGTTAAAAGGAATATGCAGTTGTGTAGTTGCATTTCAGTGAGATTATACTTTGATAAGGAGAAGGAGATGCAGGAAAACGCTATAGAG GTTGAATGGGGATCTGTAACACTGGTTGATGCTGAGAGGCGACTTTTGGCCAATGCCCTGCTGGACTTCTCAAATGAGCGTTTCGTCCTTCTTTCTGATAGTTGCATTCCACTTTACAATTTCTCAACTGTTTACAAGTATCTCATAGGGTCCATTCATAGTTTTGTTGGATCATATGATGATCCTTCTCGTTATGGGCGCGGGCGTTATAGTAGTGTGTCTGTGAGAtag